GTAATTGCGCTCAACCATGATTGTCGATTAAAGGAGCAATATGGAAGTTTTCCTTTTCAGTTTAATAATTTAAATTTAAATAAAAATCCACTTTCATTTTTGAGAACAATTCTGCGTTTAAAAAAGTATATTGAAAAGAATAAAGTTAATATAATTCATGCTCATATGTTTCATGCACTTGTCTTTGCATTAATTATGAAAGTGTTTAAGCCTAAGTTGAAAATCGTTTTTACAAGTCACTCTGCTAGTGGTTTTAGTGGGCTCCGTAAGTTAGTTATCACCAGTACCAAATTGTTTAGGGCAGCAGATGTCATTTTTAGTGTTAAACAACACCCTTCAATGAATGCTAAAATAACCCGAATAATTAAAAACTCTGTAAAAGTTAGTCGTTATTCGCTGCGTGATGACAAGATACAGGATAAAACATTTCTATTTTTAGGGCGACTTGAAGAACCAAAAAACCCTATTGGGTTGATAAAAATATTTTCACAACTACAAAACAGAAATACAAAATTACTGCTAGCAGGCGATGGTTATCTTCGTGATGATGTTATTGAAGCAATAAGAAAGTATGAGGTTGGAGATAGGGTGCAGCTATTGGGCGTTATCAATGACGTTCAGAATGTGCTATCTGTATCTGACTGTCTCGTGTTGCCATCTCTTTGGGAAGGGCTGCCTATGGTGTTATTAGAAGCAGGGGCTATCGGCCTTCCAGTAATAGCTACACCTGTGGGTGCTATTCCTGAGTTATTAG
Above is a window of Aliiglaciecola sp. LCG003 DNA encoding:
- a CDS encoding glycosyltransferase, encoding MNYKPAVLQLITGLGVGGAERVVVELSKAMINNAIDAHVIALNHDCRLKEQYGSFPFQFNNLNLNKNPLSFLRTILRLKKYIEKNKVNIIHAHMFHALVFALIMKVFKPKLKIVFTSHSASGFSGLRKLVITSTKLFRAADVIFSVKQHPSMNAKITRIIKNSVKVSRYSLRDDKIQDKTFLFLGRLEEPKNPIGLIKIFSQLQNRNTKLLLAGDGYLRDDVIEAIRKYEVGDRVQLLGVINDVQNVLSVSDCLVLPSLWEGLPMVLLEAGAIGLPVIATPVGAIPELLGGECGYLCELTGFAKMMDYVSVNYDEAIDRGKNLHAKVLESYSLESMVEAHIDVYNKLLN